GCAATGGCAGAGAATTTGGCAGAAACCAATAAGAAGGTAATCGGAGCATTTGCAGAGTCTGTTTTCGTGAAAAAAGATCTGTCTGCAGTAGAACAATTCGTGAAGACTGACTATATTCAGCACAACCCTTTGGTAAAACAGGGCGCAAGCGGGTTTAAGGAATTCTTCTCGACCTGGTTTGCCTCTGTACCTGACTGGAATTACACGCTCAAGAAAATTGTCGCCGAAGGCAACGAGGTATGGGTGTATGGAACATACGCAGGGACACTCAGGAAAGAGTGGCTGGGAATACCCGCCTCAGGGCAGAATTACGCTTTCGAGGCAGTAGACATTTTTCGCGTACAGGACGGGAAACTTGCTGAACACTGGGATGTGATGGACATCTATGGGCTGTTTAAACAACTGGGAGCCATAAAGTGATGTCCTGGAACAGAAGGGCGGCTGCAACCGCCCTTCTTACTTATACATCTCTTTATCTTTAGACAATTCGCTGTCAAAAAATGCTTGACATGAATTTCATTGTGCATGTACAATTGAGGAAATATGATAAGGGAGAAATTCTCCAATGCTACGGAGGTAATGAAGCCTCCTTTGCCTGAAGAAGGGCAAAGGAGGTTTT
The nucleotide sequence above comes from Pseudomonadota bacterium. Encoded proteins:
- a CDS encoding ester cyclase, whose protein sequence is MAENLAETNKKVIGAFAESVFVKKDLSAVEQFVKTDYIQHNPLVKQGASGFKEFFSTWFASVPDWNYTLKKIVAEGNEVWVYGTYAGTLRKEWLGIPASGQNYAFEAVDIFRVQDGKLAEHWDVMDIYGLFKQLGAIK